The genomic region GGCCCTCGCAGCGCCGTCTGGCGCCGCTGCCCCTCGATCTGCTCGGGGTGGCGGAGCTGCGTGCCTATATCGGGGAGCTGCAGGGCGAGATCGCCCGCGTCGAGGCGGAGATCACCCGCAAATCCTCCCATCGCGACGCGGCCGCCGCCTTTTTCCGCAAGCCGGGCTGATCACAGGCGCCAGGGAAAGGGTCACAAGAAAGGGGGGCGCGATGCGCCCCCCTCCGGTTCCACGGGCTGGTTCAACCGTGTCAGGCGGCCTGCGTGACCGTCTGCGGCTCGCCGGTCAGGCGGGGAGCCGAGCCATTTACGGGGATGCGGCGCGGCTTCAGCGCTTCCGGCACCACCCGCCGCAGGTTCACGTGCAGCAGGCCGTTGTCCAGGTCCGCCCCGTCGACGACGATGTGGTCGGCCAGCACGAAGCGACGCTCGAAGGCGCGGCCGGCGATGCCGCGGTACAGCACCTCGACCTTCTGGCCCTCGCCGTTGCCGATGCGGCCGGAGACGGTCAGGGTGTTGTCCTTGACCACGAGTTCGATGTCATCGCTGCCGAAGCCGGCCACCGCCATGGTGATGCGGTAGCTGTCCTCGCCGGTCTTTTCCACGTTGTACGGGGGATAGGACGTGTCGGCCGCTGCGGTCTGCGCCGTGTCCATCAGGCGCACCAGGCGGTCGAAGCCGATCGCGGTACGGAACAGCGGGGCGAAATCAAAAGCGTTCATTGTCAACCTCCTGCAAGAGCAAGGTCCAGTTTCCGGGCCGCCCCTGCGGGGCCGGCCCTGTCGGAAGGCTCCGGAACCCCTCCTGGGCATTCCGGACACCCCCGATATGGAAAACGCCGCCCCCCGGTTCAAGGGGGGGCGGCGCCGGATCCGTGGCAGGAGGTGCAGCGGCTACTTCTTCTTGAGGCCGAGGCCGGCGAACTTCTTGTTGAACTTCGCCACCTGTCCCCCGGTGTCGATGATCCGCTGCACGCCGGTCCAGGCCGGGTGCGACTTCGGGTCGATGTCCAGCCGCAGCGACTCGCCGGGCTTGCCGTAGCAGGACCGGGTCTTGAACTGCGTGCCGTCCGTCATGATGACGGTGATCTCGTGGTAGTCCGGGTGGATGCCCGCCTTCATCGCTGCTCGCTCCTGGGTGGCCGCGCCGATCCCGACCGGCGCGGCGAAGCCGCGGCCTATACAAGCCGGGGGAAGCAGGCGCAAGCAGGGGGTGCCCACGCCGCTCAGGCGTCGAGGAAGCGCGCCAGCCGCACCGCGGTATGGCCGCGGCTTGCCCGCAGGCTCGGCATCACCAGCATGCAGTCGTCGTGCGGGGTGCGGATCTCCCGGGTGCCGTCCAGCGCGATCAGGGTGTTGCCGCGCTCGATCACCTGGCCGCCGCGCCAGGGCTGCACGAAGGCGAAGCCCGCGGTTGCGGCGGTCACCGTCATCGTCACCTCTGCCATGCGCTGCGGTGGCACGGGGCCGGCCGGGGGCAGGGCCGGGTGCGCATCCACCAGGCCGGCATGGCGCAGCAGGCCGGCGACCGAGGCTTCCATCGCCGTGACGGTGTCGGGCTCCCAGTGCTGGCCCGCTTCCACCAGCACCGCGGTGGCCTCGGCGGCGGGGGCGGTGAAGCGGGCATAGTCGATGATGCGCCGCCCGGTGACGTGGCCTTCGTCGGCCACCACCAGCGCGGGCGTGCCGATGTCGCGGGCCAGTGCCCGCCCCCTCGCCGTCGGGCCGCTCAGGATCAGCGGGTCGGACGGCCATAGCATCGAATGCAGGTCGAGCAGGATGTCGGCGGCATCGATCATCGGGCGAATCTCGCGCGCCCGGTCCAGCTCCGCCGAGCGCCGGCCGCTCTCCAGCAGGTCCTCGTCCCACAGGCGGTTGAGGTCCTCGTCGATGAAGCGGCTGCCGGTCGGCTGCTCGGGGATGAAGCGGTGGAAGGCGGCGAGGTTGACGAAGCCGCAGGTCAGCCGTCCGCGCGCCGGCCGCAGCGCCGCGCGCAGCAACCGGTCCAGCACGATCGCCCCGGCAATCTCGTTGCCGTGTGTCAGCGCCAGGACCATCACATGCGGGCCCGGCGCCTCGGCCGCGTGGCTGACGAAGCCGGGCACCCCGGTATTCCCGGCCTCCCAGGGGGAGAGGTCGGGGGCGCGCAGGCGCACGTCGAAATGCGGCAGGGGCATCGGAGTCGGGGTGAGGGTTTCCATCGGTGCCTTCATTCCCTGGCCGGGCCGGATTCGCCATGCCACGGATTGGTCCCTGTCCCCCGTCCCGCGCCGGCATCAGTCGCCGCAGGCCCAGATTTCTGTTCTCCCATGGCGGCAGTCTATACGCGCCGGCGGCGCCGGCAACCGCGCGCCTGCCCGGTCATCGGGGGCATGTCGGCGCTGCGTCGGGGGAAGGTTGAAGATCGCCCGGGCCGCATCATCGGCCGCGCGTGCGGCGCCGCCCCGGCGGGAGGATCAGCCGTCGGCGCAGGCGGGGCCGGGATCGCTGACCAGGACGTAGCCGGCGCCGCGCACCGACTGGATCAGCCGCTGGCCCCGGTCATCGTCGGCGAGCTTGCGCCGCAGGCTGAAGATCAATTGGTCGATGCTGCGGTCCTCCGGCCGCCACGGGCGGCGCAGCGCCGCCTCGGACAGCCGCTCGCGCGAGACCGGCTCGCCGATCGCCTCGACCAGCGTCTGCAGCGCGGCGAACTCGGCACCGGTCAGCACCACCGGCCGGTCCTCGGCATCGGTCACCGAGCGCCGCTGCAGGTCGATACGGAACGGGCCGACCTGGTGAACCGAGGACGGGCGGGCGGCGCGGGCCGGTCCGCGCCCATGCGTGCGCCGGTGCACCGCGCGGATGCGCGCCACCATCTCGCGCATCTGCACCGGCTTGGCGATGTAGTCGTCGGCGCCGAGCTCGAGCCCGACCACGCGTTCGGTTTCCTCGGCGCGGCCGGACACGACGATGATCCCGCAGTCCTGCTCCTGCGACAGCCAGCCGATCAGCGAGACGCCGTTGGTGTCCGGCAGTTCGAGGTCGACCAGCACGACATCGGGCGAGAAGCTCTTCTTCAGCTCCATGCCGCGCGCGCCGGTGGGCGCCCAGGCCGTGCGCATCCCCGAGCGTTCGAGGAAACGGCGAATGGTTTCGGCCACCGCCGCATTGTCCTCGATCAGCAGGACGCGGGGCATCAGCAGCGGCGGGGAAGGCTCTGCTGTCATGCTGGTCCGATGGTCATGCATCTTGCCTGGGAACGTGCGGGTCTTGCCGAAGGATCACCCGGTCCCGTCCATCCGCTGCTTCGTGTCCCTGATGAACGCGAGCCGGGAAAATGATTAACAAATACCATCGGCTGTTTTTCAAGTGAGGAGACACGCTTACATGTACTCGTGATGTCGCAGATTGATTCCATGAAGGAGCATGTGCAAGCGAGAGATGCAACTGCTCCGGCTCTGTCGTAACGTCCTGTTGCGTGCGAGGCACGGAGATCATCTCATTTTTTGGCATTGTCCGGCATTTTGGCGTCAAGGGCAGGACAGTGCGAGAAATTATCAGTATTGCCGTCGACAGAAGGCACTCATGCTCGATCGCATTCCCCTGCGGCTCTTCCGCTTCCTGCAGGCACCACGGCGGATCCGGCGCCGTGCGCGTGAGGTCACCCTGGTCGGCGGGTTGGCCCTGGTGTTGTTGCTCGGTGCCGCCCTTGCCGCCGTGCTCGACGACCGTCGCCGTGCCCTCGAGGCCGCGGCGCAGGAGCTCGCCCGGGTCGCCGACGCCACCGCCGCCGCCGCGCGCCTGGTCACCGACGCGGCGCAACGCCAGCTCGACGATGTCGCCGCCGGCGTCGGTGCGCCGGGCGAGGACATCGCCGCATCGCTGCGCCGGATGGTGTCGCGCACCATCGGTGCGCGCGGGGCGGTGGTGCTGTCGCCGCAAGGCGAGCTGCGTGCCGCCACGGGCGAGATCGAGGCGACGGATCCGGCTTTGTTGCGGCGCGAAATGTTGCCCTGGCTGCAGCACCAGGCACCGCTTCCCTGGCTGGGCATGGCCGGCGGCGTGCTGTGGCTGGCGCAGCGCCTGACCGCCCCGGACGGCACCGTCACCGGCGCGGTCGCGTTGGCGCTGGGGGGCGAGTGGCTGGCGACGCTGGCGCAGCAGGCCGGCATCGACGGCGAGGGGGAGCTGGTGCTGCTTGATGCAGATCGGCAAAGAGCCATCGTCGCCGGCCCGGCCGCCACCGCCAGCCTGCCCGCGATCGCGGCGCTGCTGAGGGACGCGCCCGTGTCGGGGCCGGTCGTCCTGGGCGGTTCCGGCCGCCGCCTGCTGGCGTTTCGTCCGCTGCTGCCTGGCCGGCTCGAGCTTGCCGTGTTGCGCGGGGTCGACGACGTGCTGGCCGGCTGGTGGCGGCGGGCCACCACCACCGCCGCGGTGCTGGCCGGCGTGTTCGCCCTGCTGCTGTTCGCCGGGCTGCGATTGCGCCATCGCATCGTGCTGTTGCAGCGCCAGAACCTGCGCCACATGCGCCAACTGGCACAGCTCGCCACCATTTCCGAGCGCCTGTCGCGGCTGCGCGACCTCACCGAGATCGCCGCCCGCGCCGAGTCGGCCGGACGCTCGCTGCTGTCCTGCGAGTGCGTGGAGGTGCAGCTTTGCCGCGGGCCCGTGTTGCCGCCCGAGCCTGCGTCCCGGCAGCGCGGCGTCGAGCTGCTCAGCACCGGGGGGGAACGTCTCGGTCGGCTGGTGCTGACGCGCGGCGCGGGCGAGGGCTTCACCGCCGAGGACGAGCTGCTGCTCGAGCAGTTCGCCCGCGCCGTCGCCTCGGCGCTGGAGGGCGCCACGCTGCTTGCCGACACGATGCGTTCGAAATCCGAACTGGAAATGATCCTTTCCACCATCAGTGACGGCATGGTGGTGCTCGATCCCGGCTGGGTGTTTCGCTACGTCAACGCCGCCGCCGCCCGCTACCTGCAGCGCCCGTGCGAGGAGATGCTGGGGGCGTGCCTGTGGGAGCTGTTCCCCGGCCTTACCGGATCGGAGATGGCCGAGCGGCTGCAGACGGCCGCGGCGACCGGCCAGGATGCGGTGTTCACCAGCGCCTACCCGCCGCTGAATGCCTGGTTCGAACTGCGCGCCTTTCCCTTCGCCGGCGGGCTGACATTGTATTTCCGCGATGTCACCGCCCAGCGCGAAACCGAGGAGAAGCTGCGCCAGGCGCAGAAGCTGGAGGCGATCGGCCAGTTGACCAACGGCATCGCCCACGACGTCAACAACCTGCTGACCGTCATCCTCGGCAATCTCGAGCTGCTGGCCCTGCGCGCCGAGGACCGCGAGCGCGGCGTGCCCGAGCCCGAGGAGGAGCGTGGCCTCGACATCACCCTCGCCGAGGCCGGGCTGCGCGCGGGCGAAAGCGCGAGCCGGCTGATGCACCGCCTGCTTGCCTTCTCCCGCCGCCAGGCGCTGGCGCCGCAGGTGGTTGCCACCGCGGATCTGCTGCAGAGCCTGCAGCCATTGCTCGACCGCACGCTGAGCGAACAGGTGACGCTGCGCATGCACTGGCCCGCCGATCTGTGGCTCACCCGGGTCGATCCGGCCGAGCTGGAAAGCGCCATCCTCAACCTCACCATCAACGCCAAGGACGCCATGCCCGGGGGCGGCACGCTGATTATCGAGGCGGCCAACGTCACCATCGACCGGGTCTACGCCGCGGTGGCGGGGGTGGAGCGGACCGGCGACCACGTCATGATCTCGGTCGCCGATACCGGCATCGGCATGGGCAAGGAGGTGATGGCGCGCGCCTTCGACCCGTTCTTCACCACCAAGGCTCCTGGCAAGGGCACCGGTCTCGGCCTGTCCATGGTCTACGGCTTCACCCGCCAGTCCGGGGGACATGTGCTGATCGACAGCGAACCGGGTCAGGGTACCATGGTGCGCCTGTATCTGCCGCGCGCCCTGCCCGAGGACGGCGCCGGCGAGGCCGAGGTGCGCCCGGGCGTGGCCGGGGGCGACGAGACCATCCTGCTGGTGGAGGACAATGACCTGGTGCGCGCCCACACCGAAACCATGCTGCGCGGCCTGGGCTACACCGTGGTGGCGGCCCCCGATGGCGCCACCGCGATCCGCCGGCTCGTCGACGGGCTGGGGCCCGACCTGCTGCTGACCGACGTCATCCTGCCCGGCGGCATGACCGGGCGCGATGTCGCCGAGCGGGCGCAGCGTCTGGTGCCCGGCCTGAAGGTGCTGTTCATCTCCGGCTATGCTGGCAACGTGCTGATGGAAAACGGACGGCTGCCGCCGGGCGTCGACCTGCTGGGCAAGCCGTTCCGGCGCAGCGAGCTGGCGGCGCGCATCCGCGCCCAGCTTGCCCCGGAGACGGCGCCGCCGCTCGAACGCGCCTGACCGTTTCCTTCCCCCCTCATCCTGGCGCCGCCCCGGGCTGATGCAGCGATGATCGCCGACTGTCTCCCGCCCCGGATGCGAAGCTGCTATGGAACGAAAGCAAACGGGGAGAAAACGGACATGAAGACAACAGCCGACAGGCAAAGCCTGAGCTACGTCAGCGGCACCTCCTCCGTGCCGCTGCTGGGAGAGACCATCGGCGCCCGGCTCGACCATACAGTGGCGCTCCATGGCGATCGTCCCGGGCTGATCGTGCGCCAGCAGGGCATCCGCTGGACCTGGCGGGAACTGGCTGAACGGGTGGATGCCTTCGCCGCCGGGCTGGTGGCGCTGGGGCTGCGGCCGGGCGAGCGCATCGGCATCTGGTCGCCCAACAACGCCGAATGGATCATCACCCAGTTCGCCTCCGCCCGCGCCGGATTGATCCTGGTCAACATCAATCCAGCCTACCGCACCAGCGAACTGGAATACGCGCTCAATAAAGTAAGTTGCCGCGCCCTGGTCACCGCCACGGCCTTCAAGTCCAGTGACTACGCCGGTATGCTGATGTCGCTGGCCCCCGAGCTGGCGCACGCTGCCCCCGGCGCGCTGAAATCGGCGCGGCTGCCCTCGCTGGAGCTGGTGATCCAGATCGGCGCGCGCACCATTCCGGCGGCGCTGGCCTTCGAGGACGTGCCCGGCCTCGGCGGCGCGCCGGAACGCGCGCGGCTGGCTGAACTCGGCCGGCAACTGCAGTTCGACGACCCGGTGAACATCCAGTTCACCTCCGGGACGACCGGTTCGCCCAAGGGCGCCACGCTGACCCACCACAACATCCTCAACAACGGCCTGTTCGTCGGCGAGGCGATGCGCCTGACCGAGCAGGACCGGTTGTGCATCCCGGTGCCGCTCTATCATTGCTTCGGCATGGTGATGGGCGTGCTCGGCTGCCTGACTCACGGCAGTACTATGGTATTCCCTGGCGAGGGCTTCGACCCGCTGGCCACGCTGCAGACCGTCGCCGAGGAACGTTGCACCGCGCTGTACGGCGTGCCGACGATGTTCATCGCCCAGCTTGACCATCCGCGCTTCGCCGAGTTCGACCTCTCCAGCCTGCGCACCGGCATCATGGCCGGCGCACCCTGCCCGATCGAGGTGATGCGCCGCTGCATCGAGGCGATGCACCTGAGCGAGATCACCATCGCCTACGGCATGACCGAGACCAGCCCGGTCAGCTTCCAGACCACGCCGGACGACCCGATCGAACGCCGCGTCGCCTCGGTGGGGCGGGTGCAGCCGCATCTGGAAGTGAAAGTGGTGGACGCCGAGGGACGCGTGGTGCCGGCGGGCACGCCGGGCGAGCTGTGCACGCGCGGGTATTCGGTGATGCTGGGCT from Rhodovastum atsumiense harbors:
- a CDS encoding DUF1192 domain-containing protein, which produces MVIAEDDDLPRPSQRRLAPLPLDLLGVAELRAYIGELQGEIARVEAEITRKSSHRDAAAAFFRKPG
- a CDS encoding Hsp20 family protein, whose translation is MNAFDFAPLFRTAIGFDRLVRLMDTAQTAAADTSYPPYNVEKTGEDSYRITMAVAGFGSDDIELVVKDNTLTVSGRIGNGEGQKVEVLYRGIAGRAFERRFVLADHIVVDGADLDNGLLHVNLRRVVPEALKPRRIPVNGSAPRLTGEPQTVTQAA
- the rpmE gene encoding 50S ribosomal protein L31, yielding MKAGIHPDYHEITVIMTDGTQFKTRSCYGKPGESLRLDIDPKSHPAWTGVQRIIDTGGQVAKFNKKFAGLGLKKK
- a CDS encoding M14 family metallopeptidase; amino-acid sequence: METLTPTPMPLPHFDVRLRAPDLSPWEAGNTGVPGFVSHAAEAPGPHVMVLALTHGNEIAGAIVLDRLLRAALRPARGRLTCGFVNLAAFHRFIPEQPTGSRFIDEDLNRLWDEDLLESGRRSAELDRAREIRPMIDAADILLDLHSMLWPSDPLILSGPTARGRALARDIGTPALVVADEGHVTGRRIIDYARFTAPAAEATAVLVEAGQHWEPDTVTAMEASVAGLLRHAGLVDAHPALPPAGPVPPQRMAEVTMTVTAATAGFAFVQPWRGGQVIERGNTLIALDGTREIRTPHDDCMLVMPSLRASRGHTAVRLARFLDA
- a CDS encoding response regulator transcription factor, with protein sequence MTAEPSPPLLMPRVLLIEDNAAVAETIRRFLERSGMRTAWAPTGARGMELKKSFSPDVVLVDLELPDTNGVSLIGWLSQEQDCGIIVVSGRAEETERVVGLELGADDYIAKPVQMREMVARIRAVHRRTHGRGPARAARPSSVHQVGPFRIDLQRRSVTDAEDRPVVLTGAEFAALQTLVEAIGEPVSRERLSEAALRRPWRPEDRSIDQLIFSLRRKLADDDRGQRLIQSVRGAGYVLVSDPGPACADG
- a CDS encoding ATP-binding protein, producing MLDRIPLRLFRFLQAPRRIRRRAREVTLVGGLALVLLLGAALAAVLDDRRRALEAAAQELARVADATAAAARLVTDAAQRQLDDVAAGVGAPGEDIAASLRRMVSRTIGARGAVVLSPQGELRAATGEIEATDPALLRREMLPWLQHQAPLPWLGMAGGVLWLAQRLTAPDGTVTGAVALALGGEWLATLAQQAGIDGEGELVLLDADRQRAIVAGPAATASLPAIAALLRDAPVSGPVVLGGSGRRLLAFRPLLPGRLELAVLRGVDDVLAGWWRRATTTAAVLAGVFALLLFAGLRLRHRIVLLQRQNLRHMRQLAQLATISERLSRLRDLTEIAARAESAGRSLLSCECVEVQLCRGPVLPPEPASRQRGVELLSTGGERLGRLVLTRGAGEGFTAEDELLLEQFARAVASALEGATLLADTMRSKSELEMILSTISDGMVVLDPGWVFRYVNAAAARYLQRPCEEMLGACLWELFPGLTGSEMAERLQTAAATGQDAVFTSAYPPLNAWFELRAFPFAGGLTLYFRDVTAQRETEEKLRQAQKLEAIGQLTNGIAHDVNNLLTVILGNLELLALRAEDRERGVPEPEEERGLDITLAEAGLRAGESASRLMHRLLAFSRRQALAPQVVATADLLQSLQPLLDRTLSEQVTLRMHWPADLWLTRVDPAELESAILNLTINAKDAMPGGGTLIIEAANVTIDRVYAAVAGVERTGDHVMISVADTGIGMGKEVMARAFDPFFTTKAPGKGTGLGLSMVYGFTRQSGGHVLIDSEPGQGTMVRLYLPRALPEDGAGEAEVRPGVAGGDETILLVEDNDLVRAHTETMLRGLGYTVVAAPDGATAIRRLVDGLGPDLLLTDVILPGGMTGRDVAERAQRLVPGLKVLFISGYAGNVLMENGRLPPGVDLLGKPFRRSELAARIRAQLAPETAPPLERA
- a CDS encoding AMP-binding protein; its protein translation is MKTTADRQSLSYVSGTSSVPLLGETIGARLDHTVALHGDRPGLIVRQQGIRWTWRELAERVDAFAAGLVALGLRPGERIGIWSPNNAEWIITQFASARAGLILVNINPAYRTSELEYALNKVSCRALVTATAFKSSDYAGMLMSLAPELAHAAPGALKSARLPSLELVIQIGARTIPAALAFEDVPGLGGAPERARLAELGRQLQFDDPVNIQFTSGTTGSPKGATLTHHNILNNGLFVGEAMRLTEQDRLCIPVPLYHCFGMVMGVLGCLTHGSTMVFPGEGFDPLATLQTVAEERCTALYGVPTMFIAQLDHPRFAEFDLSSLRTGIMAGAPCPIEVMRRCIEAMHLSEITIAYGMTETSPVSFQTTPDDPIERRVASVGRVQPHLEVKVVDAEGRVVPAGTPGELCTRGYSVMLGYWDDAERTAQAVDKAGWMHTGDLATIDAEGYCAIVGRIKDMIIRGGENVYPREIEEFLYRHPKISDVQVFGVPDAKYGEEICAWVRLREDETMTEEDVRAFCRDQIAHYKVPRYVRFVEDFPMTVTGKMQKFLMRAAMEKEIIGSRAAE